The following are encoded in a window of Streptomyces sp. Go-475 genomic DNA:
- a CDS encoding GNAT family N-acetyltransferase, with the protein MGPGELGEGERERWRALRAASEAPRNPFMEPEFTAAVGRVRPQARVAVVYEGREPAGFLPYERGPLGQGRAIGLGVSDVQGAVLRPGLALETGELLRACALSSFAFDNLEAEQRLFVRYAAEEHATYVVDVEKGYETYESALRAQSPKFLKTTLAKERRLGRQVGEVRFVFDERDPAALRTLMEWKSAQYRRTGRRDRFAQEWITRLVGQLARTRAPECGGTLSVLYAGGRPVAAHFGLRSASVLACWFPAYDPEFSKYSPGLVLHLRMAEAAAAEGIGLLDLGRGAAEYKDALKTGERPVYEGAATRPGAGAALHWLSREPARRAHSFVRGRPRLAALAARTLKGAARLRGA; encoded by the coding sequence ATGGGGCCCGGGGAGCTCGGCGAAGGGGAAAGGGAGCGCTGGCGTGCGCTGCGCGCCGCCTCGGAGGCACCGCGCAACCCTTTCATGGAACCGGAGTTCACCGCCGCCGTCGGCCGGGTGAGGCCGCAGGCCCGGGTCGCGGTCGTGTACGAGGGGCGGGAGCCCGCCGGGTTCCTGCCGTACGAGCGCGGGCCGTTGGGGCAGGGCCGGGCGATCGGACTCGGCGTCTCGGACGTCCAGGGGGCGGTCCTGCGGCCGGGTCTGGCGCTGGAGACCGGTGAACTGCTGCGGGCCTGCGCGCTGTCGAGCTTCGCCTTCGACAACCTGGAGGCCGAGCAGCGGCTGTTCGTCCGGTACGCGGCGGAGGAGCACGCCACCTACGTGGTCGACGTGGAGAAGGGCTACGAGACGTACGAGTCGGCGCTGCGCGCCCAGTCGCCGAAGTTCCTGAAGACCACCCTGGCCAAGGAGCGCAGGCTGGGCCGGCAGGTCGGCGAGGTGCGGTTCGTGTTCGACGAGCGCGACCCGGCCGCGCTGCGCACGCTCATGGAGTGGAAGTCCGCGCAGTACCGCCGGACGGGCCGCCGTGACCGGTTCGCCCAGGAGTGGATCACGCGGCTCGTCGGGCAGCTGGCCCGGACCCGGGCGCCGGAGTGCGGCGGCACGCTGTCCGTGCTGTACGCCGGCGGCCGGCCCGTCGCCGCGCACTTCGGGCTGCGCTCGGCGTCGGTGCTGGCCTGCTGGTTCCCGGCGTACGACCCGGAGTTCTCGAAGTACTCGCCGGGTCTGGTGCTGCACCTGCGCATGGCCGAGGCGGCGGCCGCCGAGGGCATCGGCCTGCTCGATCTGGGGCGGGGCGCGGCCGAGTACAAGGACGCGCTGAAGACGGGCGAACGGCCGGTGTACGAGGGCGCGGCGACCCGGCCGGGGGCGGGCGCGGCGCTGCACTGGCTGAGCCGCGAGCCGGCCCGCCGCGCGCACAGCTTCGTCCGCGGCCGGCCGCGGCTCGCGGCGCTGGCGGCGCGGACCCTGAAGGGCGCGGCTCGGCTGCGCGGTGCCTGA
- a CDS encoding HAD family hydrolase has protein sequence MAAPIAYSLIATDLDGTLLRGDDTLSDRSLAALARVADAGAQHLVVTGRPAPRVRPLLDDLRCTGLAVCGQGAQVYDAGADRLLWSITLDRELAETALGKIEAEVGQVYAAVDQDGVDGLTLIEPGYLMPHPTLPAVRVDRRDELWDEPISKVLLRHPYLTDDELAATARSVVGSLATVTMSGPGTVELQPCGVTKATGLALAADHLGLRPADTVAFGDMPNDIPMFDWAAHGVAMANAHPELKAVADEVTLSNEDDGIAVVLERLLGGTAQYGPLTLSIEP, from the coding sequence ATGGCCGCACCCATCGCATATTCACTCATCGCCACCGACCTGGACGGGACGCTGCTGCGCGGCGACGACACCCTGTCCGACCGGTCCCTCGCCGCGCTCGCGCGGGTGGCGGACGCCGGTGCCCAGCACCTCGTGGTGACGGGCCGGCCGGCGCCGAGAGTGCGGCCGCTCCTGGACGACCTGCGCTGCACGGGGCTCGCGGTGTGCGGGCAGGGCGCGCAGGTGTACGACGCCGGCGCGGACCGGCTGCTGTGGTCCATCACCCTGGACCGGGAGCTGGCGGAGACCGCCCTCGGCAAGATCGAGGCCGAGGTGGGGCAGGTGTACGCGGCGGTCGACCAGGACGGGGTCGACGGGCTCACGCTGATCGAGCCGGGCTATCTCATGCCGCACCCGACCCTGCCCGCGGTACGGGTCGACCGGCGCGACGAGCTGTGGGACGAGCCCATCAGCAAGGTACTGCTGCGCCACCCCTACCTGACGGACGACGAGCTGGCGGCGACGGCCCGCTCGGTGGTCGGCTCACTGGCGACGGTGACGATGTCGGGGCCCGGCACGGTCGAACTCCAGCCGTGCGGCGTCACCAAGGCGACCGGCCTGGCGCTGGCCGCCGATCACCTGGGGCTGCGGCCCGCGGACACCGTCGCCTTCGGTGACATGCCCAACGACATCCCGATGTTCGACTGGGCCGCCCACGGCGTCGCGATGGCCAACGCCCATCCCGAACTCAAGGCCGTGGCCGACGAGGTCACCCTGTCGAACGAGGACGACGGCATCGCCGTCGTCCTCGAGCGACTGCTGGGCGGGACGGCTCAGTACGGGCCGTTGACGTTGTCGATCGAGCCGTAA
- a CDS encoding LysM peptidoglycan-binding domain-containing protein, whose amino-acid sequence MPGRGKHRRPRTSPLTRGVVAAGTGGAALTLPLLGATQASAAQPAQSAPAAQTAPQAAQPAKSLTYTVTKGDTLYRIADKYDVSGGWKQLYKDNRAAVGDNPRLIHPGLKLKVTTAKAAAKKKATQSSAAAAKPAGGVAEATQASTKTYADNLDGWIREALDIMAQKGIPGSYDGIYRNIMRESSGNPQAINNWDSNAAAGTPSKGLLQTIDPTFQAYHVDGTSWDPFDPVANITAACNYAAARYGSIDNVNGPY is encoded by the coding sequence ATGCCCGGACGAGGTAAGCACCGTCGCCCCAGAACCAGCCCGCTCACCCGAGGTGTCGTCGCCGCCGGCACCGGCGGAGCGGCCCTGACCCTCCCGCTGCTCGGCGCGACGCAGGCCAGCGCCGCCCAGCCGGCCCAGAGCGCCCCCGCCGCCCAGACCGCACCCCAGGCGGCCCAGCCCGCCAAGTCCCTCACGTACACCGTGACCAAGGGCGACACGCTCTACCGCATCGCGGACAAGTACGACGTCTCGGGCGGCTGGAAGCAGCTCTACAAGGACAACCGCGCCGCCGTCGGCGACAACCCGAGGCTGATCCACCCCGGCCTGAAGCTGAAGGTGACGACGGCCAAGGCCGCCGCGAAGAAGAAGGCGACCCAGTCGTCCGCCGCGGCGGCGAAGCCCGCCGGAGGCGTCGCCGAGGCCACCCAGGCCTCCACGAAGACCTACGCCGACAACCTGGACGGCTGGATCCGCGAGGCGCTGGACATCATGGCGCAGAAGGGGATCCCGGGCTCGTACGACGGCATCTACCGCAACATCATGCGTGAGTCGTCCGGCAACCCGCAGGCCATCAACAACTGGGACTCCAACGCCGCCGCCGGCACCCCGTCCAAGGGCCTCCTCCAGACCATCGACCCGACCTTCCAGGCCTACCACGTGGACGGCACGTCGTGGGACCCGTTCGACCCGGTCGCGAACATCACGGCGGCCTGCAACTACGCGGCCGCCCGTTACGGCTCGATCGACAACGTCAACGGCCCGTACTGA